Proteins found in one Candidatus Nomurabacteria bacterium genomic segment:
- a CDS encoding pyridoxal-phosphate dependent enzyme: MRTATKEYDHSLFRSGVLDLTSVKHTMNDVSAEYVPYVTPVYDRLPLTARMDLLLPEDHMGNLTPLTDRQEYVGNNRLMQLDLATYSPIGSFKFRGAWNAIASVDYHQLLEHGVVTASVGNHAQGVAMGVRRLNELFDAHSFSGRNGRRVHADIYVPSSVAPVKLEGIKNIGGDDVSIVVHGNTYDEAYEAACQRTDNLKGATLIHPYDNDLTVSGQSMVGYAVARELQKQQINPSEVILVVPVGGGGLLAGIMKALRTIYPDANARPEVVLAQLEGADSAVQSWQYFKKHNQLKAVPVAGDVNAFADGAAVRTIGAHGLQALPYVSNTVLVTNSQLANGYKRHLDSIYMNLMEVYANHSVDPFFGLQEPASMIADVAAYQYAQRQHGKTVIHLKTGINVNQELVEQLLG, encoded by the coding sequence ATGAGAACAGCAACCAAAGAATATGACCACAGCTTATTTAGAAGTGGGGTCTTAGACCTCACGTCTGTTAAACATACTATGAATGATGTAAGCGCAGAATATGTACCTTATGTGACTCCAGTGTATGATAGGTTACCACTGACTGCTCGGATGGACTTATTGTTGCCTGAAGATCATATGGGTAATCTTACACCACTCACAGATCGCCAAGAGTATGTTGGCAACAACCGGCTTATGCAACTAGACTTAGCTACATATTCACCCATAGGTTCATTTAAATTTCGTGGCGCATGGAATGCTATTGCATCGGTAGATTATCATCAGCTCCTTGAGCATGGGGTAGTTACGGCGAGCGTTGGGAACCATGCACAGGGCGTAGCAATGGGAGTTCGGCGCCTGAATGAATTATTCGATGCACATTCTTTTAGCGGTAGAAATGGACGGCGTGTACACGCTGACATATATGTTCCATCTAGTGTCGCACCAGTAAAATTAGAGGGTATTAAAAATATTGGTGGTGATGATGTAAGTATTGTCGTTCATGGCAACACTTACGACGAAGCCTATGAAGCGGCTTGCCAACGTACAGATAATTTAAAAGGTGCAACACTTATTCATCCGTACGATAACGACCTAACTGTAAGTGGGCAAAGTATGGTTGGGTATGCTGTCGCTCGTGAGCTGCAAAAACAGCAGATAAACCCAAGCGAAGTAATATTGGTAGTACCTGTTGGAGGAGGTGGCTTGCTGGCAGGTATTATGAAAGCACTCCGTACAATTTACCCAGATGCTAACGCAAGACCAGAAGTTGTATTGGCACAGCTAGAAGGCGCTGATAGTGCCGTGCAAAGTTGGCAATACTTTAAAAAGCACAATCAACTAAAAGCAGTGCCGGTCGCAGGAGATGTGAATGCATTCGCAGATGGGGCTGCGGTGCGAACAATAGGAGCCCACGGCTTACAGGCCCTACCATACGTTTCTAATACAGTACTAGTGACTAATAGCCAATTAGCGAACGGCTATAAAAGACATCTAGATAGTATCTATATGAATTTAATGGAAGTGTACGCCAACCATAGTGTAGACCCATTCTTTGGGTTGCAAGAGCCAGCAAGCATGATCGCTGATGTAGCTGCATATCAATATGCTCAGCGGCAACATGGTAAAACTGTTATTCATTTAAAAACTGGTATCAACGTAAATCAAGAATTGGTAGAGCAACTGCTGGGGTAG